One segment of Candidatus Cloacimonadota bacterium DNA contains the following:
- a CDS encoding SIMPL domain-containing protein (The SIMPL domain is named for its presence in mouse protein SIMPL (signalling molecule that associates with mouse pelle-like kinase). Bacterial member BP26, from Brucella, was shown to assemble into a channel-like structure, while YggE from E. coli has been associated with resistance to oxidative stress.) gives MNHKSAWILSFGLILAALIFGIFFYGARQADQTIRVVGYSTHDFEANIVKWSFTFSETVPTGNITTGYQNMNKKLEGFKTTWNTLNIQTEEFNIQPISVRKMYGQYGKIEGDILEQNIFIISKDLDAIENLAINPAPFIQQGLAFEYSNMEYFSTDLPDIKMKLLGAATQNAIERANEIAQSTGSKVKEITSARTGVFQITEPYSTEVSDYGMYQTSTRKKSIRVTVTCTFTIR, from the coding sequence ATGAATCATAAGTCAGCATGGATACTCAGTTTTGGATTGATTCTCGCTGCACTCATATTCGGGATATTTTTTTATGGAGCACGACAAGCTGATCAGACAATTCGAGTAGTAGGATACTCGACTCATGATTTTGAAGCTAATATTGTAAAATGGAGTTTTACGTTTTCTGAAACTGTTCCTACCGGTAATATTACTACCGGATATCAGAACATGAACAAAAAACTCGAAGGATTCAAAACTACATGGAATACTCTGAACATCCAAACTGAAGAATTCAATATCCAACCGATTTCAGTTCGGAAAATGTATGGTCAATATGGCAAAATTGAAGGCGACATCCTCGAACAGAACATATTTATCATATCAAAAGATCTTGATGCGATTGAAAATCTTGCGATTAATCCTGCTCCTTTTATCCAACAAGGACTTGCTTTTGAATATTCAAACATGGAATATTTCTCAACCGATCTACCTGACATAAAAATGAAACTGCTCGGAGCTGCAACACAGAATGCAATCGAAAGAGCTAACGAAATAGCTCAATCAACAGGAAGTAAAGTCAAAGAGATAACCTCGGCACGCACAGGTGTATTTCAAATAACAGAACCATACTCAACAGAGGTATCCGACTACGGAATGTACCAGACCTCAACAAGAAAGAAATCAATTCGAGTAACGGTGACCTGTACGTTCACTATTAGATAG
- a CDS encoding 3-isopropylmalate dehydratase: MAVFFYNQDNINTDLMFPGKYTYESSDVEFIKEHLFEDLDSEFSKKVQKGDIIIVGKNFGCGSSREQPSVGLKAFRIKAIVAKSFSRIFYRSATNQGLLLIECPEAVESYSKDSNVEVDEKLGKIKVGDKEFSFPPLPEQMQDIINEGGLLSHIRNKIS; the protein is encoded by the coding sequence ATGGCTGTATTTTTCTACAATCAGGATAATATCAATACAGATCTAATGTTCCCGGGGAAATACACGTATGAGTCCTCTGACGTTGAGTTTATTAAAGAACACCTATTTGAGGATCTGGATTCAGAATTTTCGAAGAAAGTCCAGAAAGGTGATATTATAATTGTTGGTAAGAATTTTGGATGTGGTTCATCAAGAGAACAGCCCTCTGTTGGACTTAAAGCATTTAGGATTAAGGCAATTGTCGCCAAATCTTTTTCAAGGATATTTTACCGTAGTGCGACAAACCAGGGATTGTTGCTCATTGAATGTCCTGAAGCAGTGGAATCATATTCGAAAGACAGCAATGTCGAGGTGGATGAAAAACTTGGAAAGATTAAAGTAGGCGACAAAGAGTTCTCTTTTCCTCCACTGCCCGAACAAATGCAGGATATTATAAATGAGGGTGGTCTCCTTTCGCACATAAGAAATAAAATAAGTTGA
- a CDS encoding UDP-glucose/GDP-mannose dehydrogenase family protein, with product MKISIVGSGYVGLVTGACLSDVGHEVTCVDNNVEKIEMLNHGEMPIFEKGLKELVQSNVEDERLFFTTNIKKATEDAQVIFIAVGTPPDEDGSADLQYVLAVAKDIGNYMNGYKVVVDKSTVPIGTADLVQATISEVLQSRNASHEFDVVSNPEFLKEGVAIDDFMKPDRVVIGTNSERAKKIMHEVYTAFTFQHDRIIFMGIRSAEMTKYAANAMLATKISFMNEISRLCEQVDADVEDVRTGIGSDHRIGYSFIYPGAGYGGSCFPKDVKALIKIAHKHNSTARILEAVEEVNDEQKLVLVKKIVQNFGNDLSDKVFSIWGLSFKPMTDDMREAPSRVIIKELIKKGAKIQAYDPEAMKESKRIFGDNPNITYFEDQYSALKNAHALLLITEWRQFRMPDFDKISNLLKEKVIFDGRNQYEPVQMEELGFSYYCIGRPKLS from the coding sequence ATGAAAATTTCTATCGTTGGCTCTGGGTATGTTGGACTCGTAACAGGTGCATGTCTTTCTGATGTGGGACATGAGGTAACATGTGTTGATAACAATGTTGAAAAGATCGAAATGTTGAATCATGGTGAAATGCCCATTTTTGAAAAAGGTCTTAAAGAACTCGTTCAGAGCAATGTTGAGGATGAAAGGCTATTTTTTACTACCAATATCAAAAAAGCAACAGAAGATGCACAGGTAATTTTTATTGCTGTGGGAACTCCTCCTGATGAGGACGGTTCTGCTGATTTGCAGTATGTTCTGGCAGTTGCAAAAGATATTGGAAATTATATGAATGGTTACAAGGTTGTTGTTGATAAATCAACAGTTCCGATCGGCACTGCAGACCTTGTTCAAGCAACAATCTCTGAAGTATTACAGAGCAGAAATGCATCTCATGAATTCGATGTAGTCTCAAATCCCGAATTCTTAAAAGAAGGGGTTGCGATAGATGATTTCATGAAACCGGACAGAGTTGTCATAGGCACTAACAGCGAGCGTGCAAAAAAAATAATGCATGAAGTATATACTGCTTTTACGTTTCAGCATGATAGAATAATTTTCATGGGTATTCGTTCTGCGGAAATGACAAAATATGCGGCTAATGCAATGCTCGCTACGAAAATATCTTTTATGAATGAAATCTCCCGTCTCTGCGAACAGGTTGATGCAGATGTGGAAGATGTAAGAACAGGAATTGGTTCTGATCATAGGATTGGTTATAGTTTTATCTATCCTGGTGCTGGATATGGCGGTTCATGTTTTCCAAAAGATGTGAAAGCTCTCATTAAAATTGCCCATAAGCATAATTCGACAGCACGAATTCTCGAAGCGGTTGAAGAAGTAAATGATGAACAAAAGTTGGTGTTGGTTAAGAAAATTGTTCAAAATTTTGGTAATGATTTATCAGATAAGGTTTTTAGTATATGGGGACTTTCTTTCAAACCTATGACTGATGATATGCGAGAGGCTCCATCACGTGTTATTATCAAAGAACTTATTAAAAAAGGGGCCAAAATCCAGGCATATGATCCAGAGGCAATGAAAGAGTCAAAGCGTATTTTTGGTGATAATCCAAATATTACATACTTCGAAGATCAATATTCAGCCTTGAAGAATGCACATGCATTACTTCTTATAACTGAATGGAGACAGTTCCGTATGCCGGATTTCGACAAAATTAGTAACCTTCTTAAAGAAAAAGTTATATTTGACGGTCGTAATCAATATGAACCAGTTCAAATGGAAGAATTGGGATTTTCCTACTATTGCATAGGACGCCCTAAATTATCATAG
- the galE gene encoding UDP-glucose 4-epimerase GalE, whose product MKVLVTGGAGYIGSHTCVELLNAGHEIVVIDNLSNSKMEALDRVKEITGKDLIFYKIDILDKEGLREIFSQHDFDVVIHFAGLKAVGESVEKPLMYYHNNVNGSVSLFEVMREYNVKNIVFSSSATVYGDPHTVPIKEDFPLHPANPYGRTKLIIEWILKDIYASDNSWNIVLLRYFNPVGAHDSGKIGEDPSGIPNNLLPFISQVAVGKLQELAVFGDDYPTDDGTGVRDYIHVVDLAIGHIKALKKIKQKSGLTIYNLGTGRGYSVLEIVRAFENASGKDIPYKIVERRPGDIAVCFADPTRAKKELGWIAEKGILDMCADSWRWQSNNPEGF is encoded by the coding sequence ATGAAAGTTTTAGTTACTGGAGGAGCAGGATATATAGGTAGCCACACGTGCGTTGAACTTCTGAATGCAGGTCATGAGATCGTTGTAATTGACAATCTGTCGAATAGCAAAATGGAAGCTCTGGATCGTGTAAAAGAGATTACAGGTAAAGATCTTATTTTTTATAAGATAGATATTCTCGATAAGGAAGGATTGAGAGAGATTTTTTCTCAGCACGATTTTGATGTTGTGATCCATTTTGCCGGATTGAAAGCAGTAGGGGAGTCTGTCGAAAAGCCGCTTATGTATTATCATAATAATGTAAATGGTTCAGTGTCACTCTTTGAAGTTATGAGAGAATATAATGTTAAAAACATTGTTTTCAGTTCATCTGCAACCGTATATGGCGATCCTCATACCGTTCCAATCAAAGAGGATTTTCCCCTCCACCCGGCAAATCCATATGGAAGGACTAAGCTAATCATCGAATGGATATTGAAAGATATATATGCATCAGACAATTCGTGGAATATTGTCCTGCTTCGTTATTTTAATCCTGTTGGTGCTCATGATAGCGGTAAAATCGGTGAAGATCCCAGCGGAATTCCTAATAACCTTCTTCCCTTTATCTCACAAGTTGCAGTCGGGAAATTACAGGAACTTGCAGTCTTTGGAGATGATTATCCGACAGATGATGGAACAGGAGTGAGAGATTATATACATGTCGTCGATCTTGCAATAGGTCATATCAAAGCACTCAAAAAGATAAAACAAAAATCCGGTTTAACAATTTACAACCTTGGTACTGGTAGAGGATATAGTGTTCTGGAAATTGTCAGAGCATTTGAGAATGCTTCTGGCAAGGATATTCCTTACAAAATCGTTGAACGGCGTCCCGGTGATATTGCAGTTTGCTTTGCAGATCCTACACGTGCAAAAAAAGAATTGGGATGGATTGCAGAAAAGGGTATCCTCGATATGTGTGCTGATTCATGGAGATGGCAATCAAATAATCCTGAAGGATTTTAA
- the wecB gene encoding UDP-N-acetylglucosamine 2-epimerase (non-hydrolyzing), giving the protein MVKIALVVGARPNFMKVGPVYFELKKHSRYTPLLIHTGQHYDQNLSQIFFEQLGFPKPDVYLGVGSGTHGVQTAKIMIAFEQFLMLERPDLVLVAGDVNSTVACAIDAVKLHIPVAHLEAGLRSFDRKMPEEINRIETDCISSMLLTPSRDGDENLIREGISKEKIFFVGNAMIDSLKKYESIAEESSIMQELDLKKHAYGLITLHRPSNVDDKENFKKILDAFSVIEQEIPLVFPMHPRSRKQLEIFGLLEQVNAIPNLRLIDPIGYLDFLKLEKYAQLVLTDSGGIQEETTVFGVPCLTLRENTERPITIELGTNQLIPLETDEIIKHAKEILAGNVKRGSIPPLWDGHTAERIVTVMDNFDYSFK; this is encoded by the coding sequence ATTGTGAAAATTGCCTTAGTTGTCGGGGCTCGTCCAAACTTCATGAAGGTGGGTCCCGTTTACTTTGAACTAAAAAAACACTCACGATATACACCGCTGCTTATTCATACCGGACAGCATTACGATCAAAACCTTTCACAAATATTTTTTGAACAACTTGGATTTCCAAAACCCGATGTATATTTAGGTGTTGGATCAGGAACACATGGAGTCCAAACAGCCAAGATCATGATCGCTTTCGAGCAATTCCTTATGCTCGAGAGACCTGATCTTGTCCTCGTTGCAGGTGATGTTAATTCCACTGTTGCTTGTGCCATCGATGCTGTTAAGCTGCATATCCCTGTTGCACATCTCGAAGCTGGACTCCGGTCGTTTGATCGAAAAATGCCGGAAGAGATAAATCGTATCGAAACAGATTGTATATCAAGCATGCTTCTGACACCTTCACGAGATGGAGATGAGAATCTTATTCGCGAAGGTATATCTAAAGAAAAAATATTTTTTGTTGGGAATGCAATGATCGATTCTTTGAAGAAGTACGAGTCCATAGCTGAAGAGTCATCAATAATGCAAGAGTTAGATCTTAAGAAACATGCATACGGATTGATAACGCTTCATAGACCCAGCAATGTTGACGATAAAGAGAATTTTAAAAAGATCCTCGATGCGTTTTCTGTTATTGAACAAGAAATCCCGCTTGTGTTTCCTATGCATCCGCGATCCCGAAAACAGCTTGAAATTTTTGGATTACTGGAACAAGTAAATGCTATTCCAAATTTGAGACTCATCGATCCTATTGGATATCTTGATTTCTTGAAATTAGAAAAATATGCACAGCTTGTACTCACTGATTCTGGCGGTATTCAGGAAGAAACGACCGTATTTGGTGTCCCCTGTCTAACATTGCGCGAGAATACTGAGCGACCTATCACAATAGAACTGGGTACGAACCAGCTTATTCCGTTGGAAACAGATGAGATTATAAAGCACGCGAAAGAAATATTAGCCGGAAATGTAAAGAGAGGAAGTATTCCACCATTGTGGGATGGACATACTGCCGAAAGAATTGTAACTGTTATGGATAACTTCGATTATTCATTCAAATAA
- the pnp gene encoding polyribonucleotide nucleotidyltransferase has product MDSNLIRMETEFAGRTLTLETGRMAKQANGSVLVQYGGTVVLVTATASKTRREGIDFFPLMVDFIEKMYAAGKIPGGFFKREAKPSTTATLAARLIDRPLRPLFPDGFRNEVHIVVTVLSYDKKNSPEMLGMIGASVALSISDIPFHGPIAGVNVGFVGDEFIINPTEEQYENSRLDLAVAGKENAIMMVEAGAYEISEAQMLEALDKAHESIRELIAFEKEFIAKASKPKAEFELDIIDEKLIQDVHNEVSKKIEEALNIAEKLERNTALDTIKQELIAHFEESLPEEEFIEKKGQILQAFDDTVKKLMRRKITETDKRVDGRGLDDIRDITCEIDILPFTHGSALFTRGETQSLGVVTLGTSSDEKVIDELDEEYKKKFYLHYNFPPFSVGETGFMRGPGRRELGHGNLAERSLLPVIPTDEEKFPYTIRIVSEILESNGSSSMATVCSGTLSLMAAGVPISRPVAGVANGLILEGDKFVILTDIMGMEDHYGDMDFKVAGTDQGITALQMDIKVEGITRDIMAVALEKAINARFFILDKIKNTIPEPRSEISPIAPHIEVIRVKPDRIGEIIGPQGKIIKAIIEETGVAIDIEDDGTVRIASPDRDSIQKAREKIEAIVEEPEIGKIYEGVVKSVRDFGAFVEFLPRQEGLVHISNLENKRTENVADVIGFGDKVKVKVIGIDKDGKVQLSMKDIDDAIIERNNRPRRRDFSPNKKRY; this is encoded by the coding sequence ATGGATAGTAACTTGATAAGAATGGAAACAGAGTTTGCTGGAAGAACGCTGACTCTTGAGACCGGCAGAATGGCCAAACAAGCAAACGGGTCAGTGCTGGTGCAGTATGGAGGTACGGTCGTTCTTGTTACTGCCACAGCTTCCAAAACAAGACGAGAGGGGATCGATTTTTTCCCTCTCATGGTTGATTTCATCGAAAAAATGTATGCAGCAGGTAAAATTCCTGGCGGTTTCTTCAAAAGAGAAGCAAAGCCGTCAACAACTGCAACACTTGCTGCACGTTTGATAGATAGACCCCTAAGACCACTTTTCCCGGATGGATTTAGAAATGAAGTACACATCGTTGTGACAGTTCTTTCGTATGACAAGAAAAATTCGCCTGAAATGCTGGGAATGATCGGCGCTTCGGTTGCTTTGAGTATTTCGGATATCCCGTTTCACGGACCAATTGCAGGCGTTAATGTTGGTTTTGTAGGTGATGAATTTATCATAAATCCTACTGAAGAACAGTATGAAAATTCGAGATTGGATTTAGCTGTTGCAGGAAAAGAAAATGCAATTATGATGGTCGAAGCCGGTGCATATGAGATCAGTGAAGCACAGATGCTCGAAGCATTGGATAAGGCACATGAGAGCATCCGAGAACTGATTGCTTTTGAAAAAGAATTCATTGCAAAAGCTTCAAAACCAAAAGCTGAGTTCGAACTTGATATAATCGATGAAAAACTCATTCAGGATGTTCATAATGAAGTATCAAAGAAGATCGAAGAAGCTTTGAATATTGCTGAAAAACTCGAAAGAAATACAGCACTCGATACGATTAAACAAGAGCTGATTGCTCATTTTGAAGAATCGCTTCCTGAAGAAGAATTTATCGAGAAAAAAGGTCAGATTCTTCAGGCATTTGACGATACTGTTAAGAAGTTGATGAGAAGGAAAATCACTGAAACCGATAAACGTGTCGATGGTCGAGGTCTTGACGATATTCGCGATATTACCTGCGAAATCGATATCCTTCCATTTACTCATGGTTCCGCACTCTTCACTCGTGGAGAGACTCAGTCACTTGGTGTGGTTACACTTGGTACCAGTTCAGATGAGAAAGTGATCGATGAGTTGGATGAAGAATATAAGAAGAAATTCTATCTTCACTACAACTTCCCGCCCTTCAGTGTTGGAGAAACCGGCTTTATGCGAGGTCCGGGCAGAAGAGAACTCGGTCATGGAAATCTCGCAGAACGATCTCTATTACCTGTGATTCCTACAGATGAAGAGAAGTTCCCTTATACGATAAGAATCGTTTCCGAAATCCTTGAATCAAATGGGTCATCTTCAATGGCAACAGTGTGTAGCGGAACATTATCTTTGATGGCTGCAGGTGTGCCGATAAGCAGACCTGTTGCAGGCGTAGCGAATGGACTGATTCTTGAGGGTGATAAGTTTGTTATTCTTACCGACATTATGGGAATGGAAGATCATTATGGAGATATGGATTTCAAGGTCGCAGGAACTGATCAGGGAATAACTGCTCTCCAGATGGATATCAAAGTTGAAGGTATCACTCGTGACATCATGGCTGTAGCTCTTGAAAAAGCTATCAACGCACGTTTCTTCATACTCGATAAAATCAAAAATACGATACCTGAACCTCGTTCTGAGATTTCTCCTATCGCACCTCATATCGAAGTTATTAGAGTTAAACCTGACAGGATTGGTGAGATCATTGGACCTCAGGGAAAAATAATCAAAGCTATCATCGAAGAAACTGGGGTTGCAATAGATATTGAAGATGACGGCACAGTTCGGATCGCATCACCAGACAGAGATTCTATTCAGAAAGCTCGAGAAAAGATCGAAGCTATCGTCGAAGAACCTGAAATCGGCAAAATCTATGAAGGTGTCGTGAAAAGTGTTCGGGACTTTGGTGCTTTTGTAGAATTTCTACCGCGTCAGGAAGGGCTTGTTCATATTTCAAATCTGGAAAACAAGCGTACTGAAAATGTAGCTGATGTGATCGGTTTTGGTGATAAAGTAAAAGTTAAGGTCATAGGAATAGATAAAGACGGGAAAGTTCAGTTAAGTATGAAGGACATCGACGATGCGATTATTGAGCGAAATAACAGACCAAGACGTCGCGATTTTAGTCCTAATAAAAAACGATATTAA
- the rpsO gene encoding 30S ribosomal protein S15 encodes MALEKDAKTTIIKEFGLHESDTGSPEVQIALLTQRIAGITEHLKVHKKDHHTRRGLLMLVGQRRRLLDYIKNKDITRYRKLIKALNIRK; translated from the coding sequence GTGGCTTTGGAAAAAGACGCGAAAACTACCATAATCAAAGAGTTTGGTTTACATGAATCTGATACAGGATCTCCTGAAGTACAGATTGCACTCCTCACTCAGCGAATTGCGGGTATTACCGAACATCTGAAAGTCCATAAGAAAGATCATCATACACGACGAGGACTTCTCATGCTCGTTGGACAAAGACGACGACTTTTGGATTATATTAAAAACAAAGATATTACTCGCTACAGAAAGTTAATTAAAGCTCTTAACATAAGAAAATAA
- a CDS encoding GTPase: MKRKVIIMGAAGRDFHNFNVIYRDNPDYEIVAFTATQIPDIEGRKYPKELAGELYPNGIPIVAESELIDLIKEHNIEMVVFAYSDVNYEYLMHKASMVNAAGADFVLLSATETMIKTTKPLITICAVRTGCGKSQTTRAVVRYLKDKGLKVASIRHPMPYGDLVKQKVQRFAAIEDLKKHECTIEEMEEYEPHIDMGSIIYAGVDYGAILEEAEKEADVIVWDGGNNDTSFYKSDNMLNIVVADPHRPGHELYYYPGETNLRLADVVVINKIDSANPEDVLEVRDNIRSVNHNAVIIDGASPVFVDNPELIEGARVLVVEDGPTLTHGEMKYGAGVVAAERCGAGEFVDPRPWAVGTIEETFNKYPEIGVLLPAMGYGEQQIKDLEKTINAVDCDVVVIGTPIDLRRVVKIDKPAVRVSYELQEIGQPTLTEVLDNFVK; encoded by the coding sequence ATGAAGCGAAAAGTCATTATCATGGGCGCTGCTGGTAGAGATTTTCATAATTTCAATGTGATCTATCGTGATAATCCTGATTATGAAATTGTTGCCTTTACTGCAACGCAAATTCCAGATATTGAAGGAAGAAAATACCCAAAGGAATTGGCAGGAGAATTGTACCCAAATGGTATCCCGATCGTTGCCGAATCCGAACTGATCGATCTTATCAAAGAACATAATATTGAGATGGTTGTATTTGCCTATAGTGATGTAAATTACGAATATCTTATGCATAAAGCTTCGATGGTAAATGCTGCAGGTGCTGACTTTGTACTTTTGAGTGCAACTGAAACAATGATCAAAACAACGAAACCTCTTATTACCATATGTGCTGTAAGAACCGGTTGCGGAAAAAGCCAGACCACCCGTGCAGTTGTGCGCTACCTGAAAGATAAAGGTTTGAAGGTTGCTTCGATCCGTCATCCAATGCCATATGGTGATCTTGTAAAGCAAAAAGTGCAGAGATTTGCTGCGATCGAAGATCTCAAAAAGCATGAATGCACGATCGAAGAGATGGAGGAGTACGAACCGCACATCGATATGGGTAGTATTATTTATGCCGGTGTTGATTACGGTGCAATCCTTGAAGAAGCAGAGAAAGAAGCTGACGTCATCGTATGGGATGGCGGGAATAATGATACTTCCTTTTACAAATCAGACAATATGCTGAACATCGTTGTTGCAGATCCCCACAGACCAGGTCATGAGCTTTATTATTATCCAGGTGAGACAAATCTTCGTCTTGCTGATGTTGTTGTGATCAATAAGATTGATTCTGCAAATCCGGAAGACGTACTTGAAGTTCGCGATAACATAAGATCAGTTAACCACAATGCAGTCATCATTGATGGTGCATCACCAGTTTTTGTTGATAATCCCGAATTGATCGAAGGTGCCCGTGTACTTGTTGTCGAAGATGGACCCACACTTACTCATGGAGAGATGAAATACGGTGCAGGTGTCGTCGCAGCAGAGCGTTGCGGTGCAGGTGAATTTGTTGATCCACGCCCATGGGCAGTCGGAACGATTGAAGAAACATTTAATAAATATCCTGAGATTGGTGTGCTCCTTCCAGCAATGGGTTATGGAGAACAGCAGATCAAGGATCTTGAAAAAACAATAAATGCAGTTGATTGTGATGTTGTGGTAATTGGAACTCCCATTGATCTTCGTAGAGTAGTAAAAATTGATAAACCTGCCGTACGTGTGTCGTATGAATTGCAGGAAATTGGACAACCCACACTGACAGAAGTGCTGGATAATTTTGTGAAATAG
- a CDS encoding phage holin family protein: MDYIIRLVIYSVAVLIVSRLTHLIEIKNFGTALLFAFVLGIVNVLIRPIFLFISLPLIALTFGIFLIFINGLMIIIAGAFFRNVQTKGCLSSAIASVLISLVVFLFEMVLFPGQTVITY, from the coding sequence ATGGATTATATTATAAGACTTGTTATTTATTCTGTTGCGGTTTTAATCGTCAGCCGTCTTACTCACTTGATCGAGATCAAGAACTTTGGCACTGCACTTCTTTTTGCCTTTGTACTCGGTATCGTGAATGTACTCATTCGACCGATTTTTTTATTCATATCACTACCCCTAATAGCACTCACATTTGGCATTTTCCTCATCTTTATTAATGGTTTGATGATTATTATTGCAGGTGCATTTTTCAGGAATGTTCAAACAAAGGGCTGCCTTTCCTCTGCAATTGCAAGCGTGCTGATTTCACTTGTTGTATTTTTATTTGAGATGGTGCTTTTTCCGGGACAAACAGTCATAACTTATTAG
- the ftsZ gene encoding cell division protein FtsZ, with translation MLKFNHSSNKISKIKIIGIGGAGNNAVNTMITNNLGGVEYVAVNTDQQVLNVSAAEDKIQIGRNLVKGFGAGGKPEVGAMCAEESKEDIKKALTHSDVVFLTAGMGGGTGTGASPIFAKIAKEMDVLTIAIVTYPFSFEGKYRKENADKGIAELKEYVNSLIIIDNDKLLQTFDNIELYQAFEKSNFVLYNAAKTFTEIINKEGYMNVDLADVKTVLSEMGYALIGFGSASGEGRAAKATHQALENPLIQDISLEETKAILVNITVGFDFVTKEYEEVTKIIYEKTNENTNIIHGLVFDKDLKDIISIAIIATGMLTSDKKEIDITPPEEEQTQEDRQKELEEIMARIKQSEQLAPQNNEYTMEEIRDLYIKERSE, from the coding sequence ATGCTAAAATTTAATCATTCATCGAACAAAATATCCAAGATCAAGATTATTGGCATTGGCGGAGCCGGAAACAATGCTGTCAATACAATGATCACGAACAATCTTGGTGGTGTGGAATATGTTGCTGTCAACACCGATCAGCAGGTTCTGAATGTTTCTGCTGCTGAAGATAAGATTCAGATAGGTAGGAATCTGGTTAAAGGTTTCGGTGCCGGTGGAAAACCCGAAGTCGGAGCTATGTGTGCTGAAGAAAGCAAAGAAGACATTAAAAAAGCGCTTACACATTCAGATGTCGTTTTCCTCACTGCCGGTATGGGGGGAGGAACAGGAACAGGTGCATCACCGATCTTTGCGAAGATTGCCAAAGAAATGGATGTTCTCACAATTGCAATCGTGACCTACCCATTCAGTTTTGAAGGAAAATACAGGAAAGAAAACGCAGATAAAGGCATTGCAGAACTCAAGGAATATGTCAACTCTCTCATCATCATAGATAATGATAAACTACTACAAACATTCGATAATATTGAACTCTACCAGGCATTTGAGAAATCCAATTTCGTACTTTATAATGCGGCGAAAACCTTTACCGAGATCATCAATAAAGAGGGATATATGAACGTCGATCTTGCAGACGTGAAGACTGTGCTGTCTGAGATGGGATATGCACTTATCGGATTCGGATCTGCAAGCGGAGAGGGAAGAGCTGCAAAAGCTACACACCAGGCACTGGAAAATCCGCTTATTCAGGACATTTCCCTTGAAGAAACCAAAGCAATTCTTGTGAATATCACTGTCGGTTTTGATTTTGTGACCAAAGAGTATGAGGAAGTGACAAAGATCATTTATGAAAAGACAAATGAGAATACAAATATCATTCATGGGCTCGTATTTGATAAAGATCTAAAAGATATTATCTCGATTGCGATCATAGCTACTGGCATGCTCACATCTGACAAGAAGGAGATCGACATTACACCACCGGAAGAGGAACAAACCCAGGAAGACAGACAGAAAGAGCTCGAAGAGATCATGGCGCGGATCAAGCAGTCAGAACAACTTGCACCCCAAAATAATGAATATACAATGGAAGAAATCCGTGATCTATACATAAAAGAAAGGTCAGAGTAA